Proteins encoded within one genomic window of Eurosta solidaginis isolate ZX-2024a chromosome 1, ASM4086904v1, whole genome shotgun sequence:
- the LOC137246350 gene encoding uncharacterized protein codes for MEDMEKERKDSLKEASNLLKLWKLESLCKKFEEQEVCTEAFRHLTDSDITDLIPKIGPRSIFRFHLNAWRQQQDLKKTHPMVMLNRGIADTTTVSIKSELPEVSTEELIGSQKALVASQSRESISSPKESLANAEVLIVENQWEVVMKEDEMLDDSDSRAASATSGSKCDNYDADPKPDLDLHSVLSSSFEGVSALEYYKENNGLDMHHRKKVVKLVIAAALDKRLGMSVHDFHSMTTQLLKIFPKENYDIYYIPRVGTTRARGMLYNKYVNLARTWRKEGILEYRRSCGSKGNLQ; via the exons GAAAGGACTCATTAAAAGAAGCCAGTAACTTGCTTAAATTATGGAAGCTGGAAAGTCTATGCAAAAAATTTGAAG AACAAGAAGTATGCACTGAGGCGTTCCGGCATCTCACAGATTCCGACATTACAGATCTAATACCGAAAATCGGACCACGATCCATATTTCGTTTTCATCTCAATGCCTGGCGGCAACAGCAAGATTTAAAGAAAACACATCCCATGGTAATGTTAAATAGAGGCATAGCAGATACAACAACCGTCTCGATCAAAAGCGAATTACCGGAAGTTAGTACAGAAGAATTAATTGGTAGTCAAAAAGCATTAGTTGCTAGTCAAAGTCGAGAATCAATTTCTAGTCCAAAAGAATCATTGGCTAATGCAGAAGTCTTAATTGTCGAAAATCAATGGGAAGTTGTTATGAAAGAGGATGAGATGCTCGATGATAGCGATTCAAGAGCAGCGTCGGCGACGAGTGGGTCGAAATGCGATAATTACGACGCTGATCCAAAACCAGATTTG GATTTACATTCTGTTCTATCAAGTTCATTTGAGGGCGTGAGTGCTCTTGAATACTACAAAGAAAATAACGGTTTGGATATGCATCATCGAAAAAAAGTTGTAAAGCTCGTAATTGCTGCTGCTCTGGACAAACGCTTGGGCATGTCTGTGCATGATTTTCACAGCATGACCACACAGTTACTAAAGATATTTCCCAAAGAAAATTAT gatatttattatATCCCACGTGTGGGTACGACCCGTGCTCGTGGCATGCtttataacaaatatgtaaaccTCGCGCGTACTTGGCGAAAGGAAGGAATTTTAGAATATCGAAGATCATGCGGAAGTAAAGGCAACttgcaataa